A single region of the Clostridia bacterium genome encodes:
- the scpB gene encoding SMC-Scp complex subunit ScpB, translating to MGLKAKVEAIIYAAEEPITLEQISVLVRDMVLADMVLAEQSSDQARVADTPSESVTEQEALLPETTSPAEEPNADEVAADVVSASVIVVQSTESAAEPSVDELSPIENASVVAPEQTRGKKKKSDAPKKEPTEDARVRARLRAIIEELISDYDREERGIEIRQVAGGYRMATKPEHHDVVRAFAKSLKPPVRLSMAALETLAVIAYKQPVTVPEISEIRGVESGGVIGTLLDRKLVTTAGRKQVIGRPILYKTSKEFLLRFGLNELAELPSMEEFEKIAADGQGDLFPKQEPTATSIDTPEAAVPALVPGAEADADEVRAGAPDAAEQSEASGDADLSAEAGETAAVERLTTEQDTEQVEDIQAAEPAQPEAMEGKPDSIGEAQAAKATQSEAVEDEPTSEKSKAEEDLKADAVRSE from the coding sequence ATGGGACTGAAAGCAAAAGTCGAGGCGATCATCTACGCGGCCGAAGAGCCGATCACGCTGGAACAGATTTCGGTGCTCGTTCGAGACATGGTCCTGGCCGACATGGTCTTGGCCGAACAGTCTTCTGACCAGGCACGCGTGGCGGACACGCCATCCGAATCCGTCACTGAGCAGGAAGCGCTGCTGCCAGAGACCACCTCTCCGGCTGAAGAGCCGAACGCGGACGAAGTTGCCGCAGACGTGGTCAGCGCCTCCGTGATTGTGGTGCAAAGCACGGAGTCAGCAGCCGAGCCCAGTGTTGATGAATTGTCTCCGATCGAGAACGCAAGCGTTGTTGCGCCCGAGCAGACACGGGGTAAGAAGAAGAAATCCGATGCTCCGAAGAAAGAACCGACTGAAGATGCCCGCGTAAGGGCCCGCCTACGCGCCATCATCGAAGAGCTTATCTCGGATTACGATCGCGAAGAACGTGGGATTGAAATTCGCCAGGTTGCAGGCGGATATCGCATGGCAACCAAACCTGAGCATCACGACGTGGTGCGCGCTTTCGCTAAGAGCCTGAAGCCTCCGGTGCGCCTGTCAATGGCTGCGCTGGAGACGCTTGCGGTGATTGCCTATAAGCAGCCCGTCACGGTCCCCGAGATCAGCGAAATCCGCGGGGTGGAATCCGGCGGCGTTATTGGAACGCTGCTCGACCGCAAGCTCGTTACAACGGCTGGGCGAAAGCAGGTTATCGGACGCCCAATCCTGTACAAAACCAGCAAGGAATTCCTGCTGCGTTTCGGACTAAACGAGCTCGCCGAACTGCCCAGCATGGAAGAATTCGAAAAGATCGCGGCCGACGGTCAGGGCGATCTGTTCCCCAAACAGGAGCCGACGGCGACTTCCATCGATACGCCCGAAGCAGCAGTCCCTGCACTCGTACCTGGCGCTGAAGCAGATGCGGATGAGGTAAGAGCGGGCGCACCGGATGCAGCGGAGCAGAGTGAGGCTTCAGGCGACGCTGATCTGAGCGCGGAAGCGGGAGAAACGGCCGCAGTCGAGCGACTCACGACCGAACAGGATACCGAACAGGTTGAAGATATCCAGGCCGCTGAGCCAGCACAGCCCGAAGCAATGGAAGGCAAACCGGACAGCATAGGCGAGGCTCAAGCTGCGAAAGCCACTCAGTCCGAAGCAGTGGAAGACGAGCCAACCTCGGAAAAGTCAAAGGCCGAAGAAGATTTGAAGGCCGACGCAGTTCGTAGTGAGTAG
- a CDS encoding pseudouridine synthase: MALERLQKILAAAGVASRRKAEELITAGRITVNGTTVTELGSKADPDSDHIRVDDKPLKDAERPVYILLNKPKGYVTTVTDPEGRPTVMEFVRAIPERVFPVGRLDFLSEGLLLLTNDGDLMQRLTKASSHVPKTYMVKVSGEPKEEDIDKLRAGIVLPPEPSRAGTFGGTLPGMKRRSETVKTQPARIELAKAQENPWYEVTLLEGRNRQIRRMFEQIGHHVEKIKRVRYGTLELDVEPGEFRILSPVEVVRLKSSIGKPVSLAPSRPRRSEPRNAESRAPETRVPEQGRTEAPRGPARERPGRREGRPSSRGPQRGRPARTEREPRESGIRHFDSEGKVQPEVPTERPRRTERPTGRNDRERRPSTGGFKSAGFKSGGFKSGGFKSKPGGFGFRESRGPNMAGSVDRPNRPSAGFGERPSRPRSTSFNDRPDRPKTGGFGDRPSRGPKPGGFKSSGFGGGNRRPDDRRSKTGSFGDRPSRGPKPEGFAARPSRGPGGFKSGGFGDRESSGPRAGGIGDRPGRPSTKSKSGGFGARPSRDPAEGGFGGENRGPKPGGFGGRPKTGSFGRRPKTGSFGRAKSGGFGGRTKTGAEGGESREPRTGGFGGRSTTGGFGSKRKTGGFGGRPKSGEFGSSKSRSPKPGGRPGGFGGSKKKFPKRDR; the protein is encoded by the coding sequence ATGGCTCTCGAACGATTGCAAAAGATCCTTGCGGCCGCTGGCGTGGCATCTCGCCGCAAGGCAGAAGAGCTCATTACCGCCGGCCGCATCACCGTTAACGGAACAACCGTCACCGAACTTGGCAGCAAGGCCGATCCCGACAGCGACCACATACGCGTCGATGACAAGCCTCTGAAGGATGCCGAGCGCCCGGTTTACATCCTGCTCAACAAGCCAAAAGGGTACGTGACTACGGTCACCGATCCCGAAGGCCGTCCCACGGTCATGGAGTTCGTGCGCGCCATCCCTGAGCGAGTCTTCCCTGTTGGACGCCTCGACTTCCTGAGCGAAGGTCTGCTGCTACTGACCAACGATGGCGACTTGATGCAGCGCCTCACGAAGGCCTCATCGCACGTTCCCAAGACCTACATGGTCAAGGTGAGCGGCGAACCCAAAGAAGAAGACATCGACAAGCTGCGCGCGGGCATTGTGCTGCCTCCCGAGCCCTCTCGCGCCGGAACTTTCGGCGGGACGCTGCCGGGCATGAAGCGTCGTTCGGAGACCGTGAAGACGCAGCCTGCCCGGATCGAACTGGCCAAGGCACAGGAAAATCCCTGGTACGAAGTGACTTTGCTCGAAGGCCGCAATCGCCAGATCCGCCGTATGTTCGAGCAGATTGGCCACCACGTCGAGAAGATCAAACGAGTGCGCTACGGAACCCTTGAGCTGGACGTGGAGCCGGGCGAGTTCCGCATCTTGTCGCCGGTGGAAGTGGTCCGTTTGAAGAGCTCGATTGGCAAGCCGGTGAGCCTGGCTCCCTCGCGGCCACGCCGCAGCGAACCTCGCAATGCAGAATCTCGTGCACCTGAAACTCGCGTTCCTGAACAAGGACGTACGGAAGCGCCCCGCGGCCCTGCGCGAGAGCGTCCCGGCAGACGCGAGGGAAGGCCGAGCAGTCGCGGCCCTCAACGCGGGCGTCCAGCGCGAACCGAGCGCGAACCGAGAGAATCCGGCATTCGCCACTTCGACAGCGAAGGTAAAGTGCAGCCTGAAGTGCCGACCGAACGACCGCGCCGTACAGAGCGTCCGACGGGGCGCAATGACCGCGAGCGCCGTCCCAGTACAGGTGGATTCAAGTCGGCCGGGTTCAAATCTGGAGGGTTCAAATCTGGCGGGTTCAAGTCGAAGCCCGGCGGCTTCGGTTTCCGCGAGAGCCGTGGACCAAACATGGCAGGCTCCGTTGATCGCCCGAACAGGCCGAGTGCAGGGTTTGGCGAGCGACCGAGCAGACCAAGAAGTACAAGCTTTAATGATCGTCCGGACCGTCCCAAGACTGGCGGGTTCGGTGATCGTCCGAGTCGTGGCCCCAAGCCAGGCGGGTTCAAGAGCAGTGGCTTTGGCGGCGGAAATCGTCGGCCTGATGATCGTCGGTCAAAGACGGGTAGTTTCGGTGATCGTCCGAGTCGTGGGCCGAAACCGGAAGGCTTCGCGGCTCGTCCGAGCCGTGGGCCGGGTGGATTCAAGAGCGGCGGTTTCGGTGATCGCGAGAGCAGCGGCCCAAGAGCTGGCGGAATTGGTGATCGTCCGGGTCGACCGTCGACTAAATCGAAGTCGGGTGGATTCGGTGCGCGTCCGAGCCGTGACCCCGCTGAGGGCGGGTTTGGCGGCGAGAATCGCGGACCTAAGCCAGGCGGCTTCGGTGGTCGTCCAAAAACAGGCAGCTTCGGGAGAAGGCCGAAGACGGGAAGCTTTGGCAGAGCAAAGAGCGGTGGCTTCGGTGGAAGAACGAAGACTGGCGCTGAAGGCGGCGAGAGTCGTGAACCCCGGACCGGTGGTTTCGGTGGTAGATCCACAACCGGCGGGTTCGGCAGCAAGCGTAAGACCGGCGGGTTCGGTGGTAGACCGAAATCTGGCGAGTTTGGCAGCAGCAAAAGTCGCAGCCCTAAACCCGGCGGACGACCCGGCGGTTTCGGTGGATCTAAGAAGAAATTTCCGAAGAGGGATCGATGA
- the hisC gene encoding histidinol-phosphate transaminase — protein sequence MSKFEELVPERIKALGGYAPGKPLKQAEAESGIKCIKLASNENPYGPSPLAVQAMKAAAEGIHLYPDNDAAELKARLSELNGLKPEQVLITAGSTAFLDIIARTLLGPGLNAISSERSFIVYPIVTRGAGGEFRQVPMKNDTFDLDAIAEAIDSNTRVIFFPNPNNPTGTMVPAGDVDRFIARVPDHVIVVLDEAYYDFAQYFARQRGVDYSHALDYVREERNVVVLRTFSKAHGLAGVRVAYGFGPAELMGYFARVRTAFMISSVGEAGAMAALNDEAHLQKALDNNAAGQKWLMAKFEGMGYKPVESWANFIYCDMGEDSAALTRRLQEEGVIVRPLSGPWGARTAIRVTVGTPEENEKFVKALKKVTAGAVVNQ from the coding sequence ATGAGCAAATTCGAAGAACTCGTGCCGGAACGCATCAAGGCGTTGGGTGGATACGCGCCCGGCAAACCGCTTAAGCAGGCTGAAGCCGAGAGCGGCATCAAGTGCATCAAGCTAGCCTCGAACGAGAACCCGTACGGCCCTTCGCCGTTGGCGGTACAGGCGATGAAAGCGGCCGCCGAGGGCATTCATCTCTATCCTGACAACGACGCCGCAGAGCTGAAGGCGCGCCTGTCGGAGCTGAACGGCTTGAAGCCCGAGCAAGTTCTGATTACTGCCGGGTCCACGGCGTTCCTCGATATTATCGCTCGTACGCTGCTCGGTCCGGGGCTGAACGCCATCTCCAGTGAGCGCTCGTTCATCGTGTATCCGATCGTAACGCGGGGTGCTGGCGGCGAGTTCCGCCAAGTTCCCATGAAGAACGACACGTTCGATCTGGATGCAATTGCAGAGGCGATCGACAGCAACACCCGCGTCATCTTCTTTCCTAATCCGAATAATCCTACCGGGACAATGGTCCCGGCCGGCGACGTCGACCGCTTCATTGCACGCGTGCCTGATCACGTCATTGTCGTGCTGGACGAAGCTTATTACGATTTTGCGCAATACTTCGCACGGCAGCGCGGGGTTGACTACTCCCATGCCCTCGACTATGTGCGCGAGGAGCGAAATGTAGTGGTGCTGCGTACGTTCTCAAAAGCTCATGGGCTTGCAGGCGTTCGCGTTGCCTATGGCTTTGGGCCTGCGGAACTGATGGGGTACTTCGCGCGCGTGCGCACGGCGTTCATGATTTCCTCGGTTGGTGAAGCGGGGGCAATGGCGGCGCTCAACGACGAAGCGCACCTTCAAAAGGCGTTGGACAACAATGCTGCGGGCCAGAAGTGGTTGATGGCGAAGTTCGAAGGCATGGGATACAAACCGGTCGAGAGCTGGGCCAACTTCATCTACTGCGACATGGGCGAGGACTCGGCGGCACTTACGAGGCGCTTGCAAGAGGAAGGCGTCATTGTTCGCCCCCTCAGCGGTCCTTGGGGCGCTCGCACCGCGATTCGTGTGACGGTTGGCACTCCGGAAGAGAATGAGAAATTCGTAAAGGCACTTAAGAAAGTCACGGCAGGCGCTGTAGTCAACCAATAG
- a CDS encoding ROK family protein, with product MRSFAIGVDLGGTNLRIAAVDEQGTLLEKLTTGTQVAKGRDHVIGDMTDAITQVSEKLRGTAELAGIGIGVPGIIDMSTGMLRESPNLPGWSDYPVHSEIERRLGTQVFLENDANAAALGEQWLGAARDFGSMCMLTLGTGVGGGIVLDGMIWHGMNGMAGELGHITVQPDGRQCGCGNLGCVEQYASATAIVRMAREAIAAGTAPELAHATESEDKILDARRVYQMAIQGDRPAQEIFHRVGQALGIVIADFVNALNLPMFVVGGGVSSAWDAFAPKMMEEVRRRSFVYAATAPDLAEAAGFPDRKTTVITRALLGSDAGLFGAARIPLLPAERARHLHRRTV from the coding sequence ATGCGTTCATTTGCGATAGGTGTCGATCTGGGCGGTACAAATCTGCGCATTGCAGCCGTGGATGAGCAGGGTACGCTCCTAGAAAAACTCACGACCGGAACACAGGTGGCCAAAGGACGCGACCACGTCATCGGTGACATGACGGATGCGATCACTCAAGTTTCGGAAAAACTCAGAGGAACAGCCGAGTTGGCTGGAATCGGAATCGGGGTGCCGGGAATCATCGACATGAGCACCGGCATGTTGCGTGAATCTCCAAACCTGCCGGGCTGGAGCGACTACCCCGTTCATAGCGAAATCGAGCGTAGATTGGGCACGCAGGTCTTCTTGGAGAATGACGCGAATGCAGCGGCTCTTGGCGAGCAGTGGCTTGGCGCAGCGCGCGACTTCGGAAGCATGTGCATGTTGACCCTGGGTACGGGCGTGGGCGGCGGCATCGTGCTCGATGGCATGATCTGGCACGGAATGAACGGTATGGCCGGCGAACTTGGGCACATCACCGTGCAGCCCGATGGGCGGCAGTGCGGTTGCGGTAACCTCGGCTGCGTGGAGCAATATGCTTCTGCCACCGCCATCGTACGAATGGCGCGCGAGGCCATAGCCGCCGGTACGGCTCCTGAGTTGGCGCACGCCACCGAAAGTGAAGACAAGATATTAGACGCTCGCAGGGTGTACCAGATGGCGATCCAGGGAGACCGTCCAGCACAGGAGATTTTCCACCGTGTTGGACAAGCGCTCGGAATCGTCATCGCTGATTTTGTGAACGCGCTCAACCTGCCGATGTTTGTTGTTGGCGGAGGCGTGTCCTCGGCATGGGACGCCTTCGCGCCAAAGATGATGGAGGAGGTGCGCCGGCGCTCGTTTGTTTACGCCGCGACCGCGCCCGACCTGGCGGAGGCTGCTGGATTCCCCGACCGGAAAACGACCGTCATCACGCGAGCGTTGCTGGGCAGCGATGCCGGACTATTCGGTGCGGCGCGCATCCCTCTGCTACCCGCTGAGCGAGCCCGGCACCTGCATCGGCGCACTGTTTAG
- a CDS encoding energy transducer TonB: protein MNSDHPFSQASNPEDELSRLRESVSTYLEASPEPKARVPITIWTLIFICAIGVAATGYLLVRRMDVKALVQTVGKMSGTFNSASAEEQDEQKAEKKDVPTRHKSRGRAPSQRTQPAALAASYNVEIVDGHALSETPFVASAMDSSGRKIPLKPSQVPAIIIPHALPDAPLRFGYASPSAPHPQVVKSLSLDEYRNLRGAVVLEATIGTNGAAEELAILRGPAELFEPAIKIVKSQRYDPPVRRNASRVTTLTVTFSPETD, encoded by the coding sequence GTGAACTCAGATCATCCTTTCAGCCAGGCTTCGAATCCGGAAGATGAACTGTCGCGCCTTCGCGAATCCGTCAGCACATACCTGGAGGCATCGCCGGAGCCGAAAGCAAGGGTTCCGATCACCATCTGGACGCTGATATTCATCTGTGCAATCGGTGTCGCTGCCACTGGATATTTGCTCGTCCGGCGGATGGACGTTAAAGCCCTGGTGCAAACCGTGGGGAAAATGAGCGGTACGTTCAATTCCGCCTCTGCCGAAGAACAAGACGAGCAAAAGGCCGAGAAGAAAGATGTCCCGACCAGGCACAAATCGCGCGGTCGCGCGCCTTCGCAGCGCACGCAACCAGCTGCACTCGCTGCCTCCTACAACGTCGAAATTGTAGATGGCCATGCGCTCTCGGAGACCCCGTTCGTCGCCAGCGCCATGGATTCAAGTGGACGCAAGATCCCGCTGAAGCCCAGCCAGGTGCCGGCGATCATCATCCCGCACGCTTTGCCGGACGCACCGCTGCGATTCGGTTATGCATCGCCATCTGCCCCGCATCCCCAGGTCGTGAAATCGTTGTCGCTGGATGAGTATCGCAACCTGCGCGGTGCGGTCGTACTGGAGGCAACGATAGGCACGAATGGCGCCGCGGAGGAGCTGGCAATACTGCGAGGTCCGGCAGAGCTGTTTGAGCCTGCGATCAAAATTGTGAAGTCGCAACGTTATGATCCGCCGGTCCGCAGGAACGCATCCCGAGTAACGACGCTCACCGTCACATTCAGTCCAGAAACCGATTAA
- the mutM gene encoding bifunctional DNA-formamidopyrimidine glycosylase/DNA-(apurinic or apyrimidinic site) lyase yields the protein MPELPEVETIANGLQKRVAGDVIESVWLSGRAQVLKSPAQEIAAMLEGARIRLVRRVGKHIAIDLAESEPHSGEYLLRGQWIVHLGMTGRIIIAEPQAELVKHTHLIATLASGKELRYVDPRMFGKLQVVAAGGFEAPGAEPIGADREEFRRLFHRRKTPIKSALLNQKLLSGIGNIYADESLFRAGIRPRRRAASLTRADLLRLYDAIQQVLAEAIAAGGSSISDYVDATGDAGSFQFQHRVYQRENKPCLVCGTPIKRFVIAGRSSHYCPRCQR from the coding sequence ATGCCAGAACTGCCCGAAGTGGAGACCATCGCGAACGGTTTGCAGAAGCGCGTGGCTGGTGACGTCATCGAGTCTGTCTGGTTAAGCGGGCGCGCGCAGGTGTTGAAGTCTCCCGCGCAGGAAATTGCCGCCATGCTGGAAGGCGCGCGTATCCGCCTCGTTCGGCGGGTGGGCAAGCACATTGCAATCGACCTCGCCGAATCCGAGCCGCACAGCGGAGAGTATCTACTTCGCGGGCAGTGGATCGTGCACCTGGGAATGACCGGGCGCATAATCATCGCAGAGCCCCAGGCCGAACTCGTAAAGCACACGCACCTCATCGCCACGCTCGCCTCCGGCAAAGAGTTGCGTTATGTCGATCCTCGCATGTTTGGAAAGTTGCAGGTTGTGGCTGCCGGAGGATTCGAGGCTCCTGGAGCTGAGCCCATCGGTGCCGACCGTGAAGAATTCCGGCGCTTGTTCCATCGACGCAAGACGCCCATCAAGTCCGCCCTGCTCAACCAGAAGCTACTGAGCGGAATCGGCAATATCTATGCGGACGAGTCGCTCTTCCGGGCTGGCATCCGCCCTCGCCGCCGCGCCGCCTCGCTCACCCGGGCAGATCTGCTCCGCTTGTACGACGCCATCCAGCAGGTCCTCGCAGAGGCGATCGCCGCCGGGGGTTCCTCCATCTCCGACTACGTCGACGCGACCGGAGATGCCGGCTCCTTCCAGTTTCAGCACCGTGTCTATCAGCGGGAGAACAAGCCTTGCCTTGTCTGCGGCACCCCTATTAAGCGCTTCGTCATCGCCGGGCGAAGCAGTCACTACTGTCCTCGCTGCCAGCGATAG
- a CDS encoding SulP family inorganic anion transporter, with protein sequence MESWLPKSLLCLSNYSRKDFFADLLAGVTVGMVALPLAMAFAIASGLSPQSGIYCAVVTGFIISAFGGSRVQIGGPTGAFVVVIAAIVARHGVDGLFMCTMMAGVLLLAMGVTGLGSAVKFIPRPVVLGFTNGIAVLIASTQIKDFFGLQVEHVPSEFIKRIRELALQGSTASWQATVLAISAVAIILLCSRFMKRVPGYIVVLVLGTAAVVVFRLPVETIGSRFGGIPSGMPHLKVPQFRPDLMLTLISPAVTIAMLGAIESLMSAVVADRMSGDRHNPNVELMAQGIANIASPIFGGLPATGAIARTATNVRSGARTPVAGIVHALTLVLILLFAAPLARFIPLAVLAAILLVVAYNMGEWGETAKLLKLSRYDIAVWVVTFGLTVVADLTVAVEFGMILAALLFIRKVTETTTVTEVTEEYVENARPHILQDKDIPAHVSIFRIHGPFLFGATEKLAIVSDSIPDLPHVVILRLRNMTALDATGLHEIAELADRLHASGRVLILCGARQQPAALMRKAEFAEKIGRKNICFSIEQALARARDFEHQGIYEA encoded by the coding sequence ATGGAATCTTGGCTTCCCAAATCGCTGCTCTGTCTCTCTAACTATTCTCGAAAAGACTTCTTCGCTGACCTACTTGCGGGCGTAACCGTAGGAATGGTCGCGTTGCCACTGGCGATGGCTTTCGCTATCGCGTCGGGACTCTCGCCGCAGTCGGGCATCTATTGCGCGGTGGTCACCGGGTTTATCATCTCGGCGTTCGGTGGCTCGCGCGTACAGATCGGTGGCCCGACCGGCGCTTTCGTCGTGGTAATCGCTGCAATCGTGGCGCGCCACGGTGTCGATGGCCTGTTCATGTGCACCATGATGGCCGGCGTTTTGCTGCTGGCGATGGGAGTGACCGGGCTGGGCTCGGCCGTAAAATTCATCCCGCGTCCGGTCGTGCTCGGATTCACCAACGGCATTGCGGTGCTCATCGCGAGCACGCAGATCAAGGACTTCTTCGGCCTGCAGGTCGAGCACGTTCCTAGCGAATTCATCAAGCGTATTCGCGAACTTGCGTTGCAGGGCTCTACGGCATCGTGGCAAGCCACCGTGCTTGCGATTTCGGCAGTGGCCATCATTCTGCTGTGCTCCAGGTTCATGAAGCGCGTCCCCGGATACATCGTTGTGCTGGTGCTCGGCACCGCTGCGGTCGTTGTATTTCGCCTCCCGGTGGAGACGATTGGCTCGCGTTTCGGAGGGATACCTTCCGGCATGCCGCACTTGAAAGTCCCGCAGTTCCGGCCCGACCTGATGCTGACGCTCATCTCGCCGGCTGTGACGATTGCTATGCTGGGCGCGATCGAGTCGCTGATGTCAGCCGTGGTCGCGGACCGAATGAGTGGCGATCGCCATAATCCGAATGTGGAATTGATGGCGCAAGGCATTGCGAATATTGCCTCCCCCATTTTCGGAGGCTTGCCTGCGACGGGCGCGATTGCCCGCACGGCCACGAACGTCCGCTCCGGGGCGCGTACGCCTGTGGCCGGCATCGTTCATGCGCTGACCCTCGTTTTGATCCTGCTCTTTGCCGCACCGCTGGCACGGTTCATCCCGCTCGCGGTGCTTGCAGCAATTCTGCTGGTGGTCGCCTACAACATGGGTGAGTGGGGCGAAACCGCAAAGCTGCTCAAACTCTCGCGCTACGATATCGCCGTATGGGTGGTCACCTTCGGTTTGACCGTGGTTGCTGACCTAACGGTTGCTGTCGAGTTCGGCATGATCCTGGCCGCGCTGCTGTTCATCCGCAAAGTGACGGAAACGACCACGGTGACAGAAGTCACCGAGGAGTACGTAGAGAATGCCCGGCCGCACATTCTTCAGGACAAAGATATCCCCGCGCACGTCAGCATTTTCCGCATCCACGGGCCATTCCTCTTCGGCGCGACGGAAAAGCTGGCGATAGTAAGCGACAGCATTCCGGACCTGCCGCACGTGGTCATCCTGCGCCTTCGCAATATGACAGCGCTGGATGCCACGGGCCTGCACGAGATCGCAGAACTAGCCGACCGCCTGCACGCATCGGGGCGCGTGCTGATCCTGTGTGGCGCGCGGCAGCAGCCGGCGGCGCTTATGCGGAAGGCGGAATTCGCGGAAAAAATCGGACGCAAGAACATATGCTTCAGCATCGAGCAGGCACTCGCTCGCGCCAGGGATTTCGAGCACCAAGGCATTTATGAAGCGTAG
- a CDS encoding adenylosuccinate synthase translates to MTAVVIGAQWGDEGKGKIVDVLSDNFQVVARYAGGHNAGHTVTIGGKKFVLQLIPCGILREGCRAVIGNGVVLDPMAFMKEVNSLRATGVQVSGPGTGGAKANLFVSMRAHVILPYHRMIELAAESAPGRVRIGTTSRGIGPTYEDKMGRRGLRVADLLDKQLLKKHIANACMEKNTIAHALFNSEPIDADKMYEDYARISDELAPFVADTCTLLNRAIRDGQSVMFEGAQGTMLDIDHGTYPFVTSSSATSGGAVTGTGVGPTSIQNVIGVTKAYCTRVGEGPFPTEINDAMGDKIRAKGNEYGAVTGRPRRCGWMDLPLLRYSNMINGTNWLVVTKLDVLDELEEIPVCVAYRVNGKKTDEIPARAEGYDKIEPIYENFPGWNEVTAGITEHDKLPKKAQDYLKFLQKESGAQIGMVSTGPDREQTMFVPEFEAAIISAAAGKTK, encoded by the coding sequence ATGACAGCGGTGGTGATCGGCGCCCAATGGGGCGACGAGGGTAAGGGCAAGATCGTTGATGTGTTGTCCGACAATTTCCAGGTCGTGGCACGTTATGCCGGCGGCCACAACGCCGGACACACCGTCACCATTGGCGGCAAGAAGTTCGTGCTGCAACTGATTCCATGCGGCATTCTGCGCGAGGGCTGCCGCGCCGTGATCGGCAACGGCGTTGTGCTGGACCCGATGGCGTTCATGAAAGAAGTCAACTCATTGCGCGCGACCGGAGTTCAGGTTTCCGGCCCGGGCACAGGCGGCGCAAAAGCGAACTTGTTCGTCAGCATGCGCGCACACGTCATCCTGCCCTACCATCGCATGATCGAACTGGCCGCAGAAAGCGCTCCCGGACGCGTCAGGATCGGCACCACTTCCCGCGGCATTGGCCCCACTTATGAAGACAAGATGGGCCGGCGCGGATTGCGTGTAGCCGACCTGCTCGACAAGCAATTGCTCAAGAAGCACATTGCGAATGCGTGCATGGAAAAGAACACAATCGCTCACGCGCTGTTTAACAGCGAACCGATCGACGCCGACAAGATGTACGAGGACTACGCGCGCATCTCCGACGAGCTCGCGCCATTTGTTGCGGACACCTGCACACTGCTCAATCGCGCAATTCGCGACGGGCAATCCGTGATGTTCGAGGGCGCGCAGGGCACCATGCTGGACATCGACCACGGCACGTACCCGTTCGTGACGTCTTCCAGCGCAACCTCCGGCGGAGCGGTGACCGGCACGGGCGTGGGACCGACCTCGATCCAGAACGTTATCGGCGTAACCAAGGCATACTGTACGCGAGTCGGCGAGGGACCTTTCCCGACGGAAATCAACGACGCGATGGGCGACAAGATTCGCGCCAAGGGCAACGAGTACGGCGCAGTGACCGGACGCCCGCGGCGTTGCGGATGGATGGACCTGCCGCTTCTGCGCTACTCCAACATGATCAATGGAACCAACTGGCTGGTCGTGACCAAGCTCGACGTCCTTGACGAACTCGAAGAAATCCCGGTCTGCGTGGCCTACCGGGTGAATGGCAAGAAAACCGACGAGATTCCCGCGCGTGCAGAGGGTTACGACAAAATCGAGCCAATCTACGAAAACTTTCCGGGCTGGAATGAAGTGACGGCGGGCATCACCGAGCATGACAAGCTGCCGAAGAAGGCCCAGGACTATCTCAAGTTCCTTCAGAAAGAATCGGGTGCGCAGATCGGGATGGTTTCGACTGGTCCAGACCGCGAGCAGACGATGTTCGTGCCGGAGTTTGAGGCGGCAATCATCAGCGCGGCAGCGGGTAAAACCAAGTAG
- a CDS encoding putative quinol monooxygenase, whose product MLVLVVNWMANPGKEEEVVRVFGKLAAASRQEPGCRMYVVHQHRDDARHFLVYEQYDNDAALQSHRDSKHFQQYAVTELPTLGTRINGEVFQTLP is encoded by the coding sequence ATGCTGGTACTGGTTGTGAACTGGATGGCGAACCCGGGAAAAGAAGAGGAAGTCGTGCGTGTGTTCGGCAAGCTTGCGGCTGCATCGCGACAGGAACCCGGGTGCCGCATGTACGTGGTTCACCAGCACCGCGATGACGCCCGCCATTTCCTGGTTTACGAACAGTATGACAACGACGCCGCCCTGCAGTCGCACAGGGATTCAAAGCACTTCCAGCAGTACGCCGTAACAGAGCTGCCCACGCTGGGCACACGAATCAACGGCGAAGTATTCCAAACATTGCCGTGA